One region of Anaeromyxobacter paludicola genomic DNA includes:
- a CDS encoding ATP-binding protein: protein MTAPRALAPLAAGLLGLAGALAATLFLHRAALDSLDRVQEERLRGAGETAAQLLAHVGPDAASLRRVMAANRLEGAYVLSPALTLLADAAGGSGPADLLRVDEGRARRALGGERSVAFGYAVGDAPVATGYFPLTRPDGATWAVLVLEAGASYAAGRTSIHRALLASVGLSALVALVLAAAAQRWARAEARQRREAERASRGDAVARMAAMVAHEIRNPLGVIRGAVELVRARSGAQLGPRDQAALDDVLGEVERLRGLTEDFLDLAREPAIETAPVDLAELAAEAGRGLQASHPAVALRLDELGPLPVEVDRRRMAQVLLNLLLNSAQAGARTIRLRGAREAGGARLVLEDDGPGIAPALEARLFEPFVTGRAEGTGLGLAISRRIVERHGGSLRLLPTGRPGAAFELRLPAAE, encoded by the coding sequence GTGACCGCCCCCCGCGCGCTCGCCCCGCTCGCCGCCGGGCTGCTCGGGCTCGCCGGCGCCCTCGCGGCCACGCTCTTCCTGCACCGGGCGGCGCTCGACTCGCTCGACCGGGTCCAGGAGGAGCGGCTGCGCGGCGCGGGCGAGACCGCCGCCCAGCTCCTCGCGCACGTCGGCCCGGACGCGGCCTCGCTCCGCCGCGTCATGGCCGCGAACCGGCTCGAGGGCGCCTACGTCCTCTCGCCGGCGCTGACGCTGCTCGCCGACGCCGCCGGCGGGAGCGGGCCGGCCGACCTCCTCCGCGTCGACGAGGGCCGGGCTCGCCGCGCCCTCGGCGGCGAGCGCTCGGTCGCCTTCGGCTACGCGGTGGGGGACGCGCCGGTGGCGACCGGATACTTCCCGCTCACGCGCCCGGACGGCGCCACCTGGGCCGTGCTGGTGCTCGAGGCCGGCGCCTCGTACGCGGCCGGCCGGACGAGCATCCACCGGGCGCTCCTCGCCAGCGTCGGGCTCTCCGCGCTGGTGGCGCTGGTGCTCGCCGCGGCGGCCCAGCGGTGGGCGCGGGCGGAGGCGCGGCAGCGCCGGGAGGCGGAGCGGGCCAGCCGGGGCGACGCCGTGGCGCGCATGGCCGCCATGGTGGCCCACGAGATCCGCAACCCGCTCGGCGTGATCCGCGGGGCGGTGGAGCTGGTGCGCGCCCGGTCCGGCGCGCAGCTCGGCCCGCGAGACCAGGCGGCGCTCGACGACGTGCTCGGGGAGGTGGAGCGGCTGCGGGGCCTGACCGAGGACTTCCTCGACCTCGCCCGCGAGCCGGCCATCGAGACGGCCCCGGTCGATCTCGCCGAGCTGGCGGCCGAGGCCGGGAGGGGGCTCCAGGCCTCGCACCCGGCCGTCGCGCTGCGCCTCGACGAGCTGGGGCCGCTCCCCGTCGAGGTGGACCGCCGCCGGATGGCGCAGGTGCTCTTGAACCTCCTCCTCAACTCCGCCCAGGCCGGGGCCCGGACGATCCGGCTGCGGGGCGCGCGCGAGGCGGGCGGGGCGCGCCTGGTGCTGGAGGACGACGGGCCCGGGATCGCCCCGGCGCTCGAGGCGCGGCTCTTCGAGCCGTTCGTCACCGGGCGCGCCGAGGGCACCGGGCTCGGGCTCGCCATCTCGCGGCGCATCGTCGAGCGGCACGGGGGGTCGCTGCGGCTCCTCCCCACCGGCCGCCCCGGCGCCGCCTTCGAGCTGCGGCTGCCGGCCGCGGAGTAG